In Pantoea cypripedii, the following proteins share a genomic window:
- a CDS encoding RNA polymerase sigma factor, translating to MDSIQAEQQKTLLRAVADGDRSAFEQLYRLTSPHLFAIALRMLRHRPWAEEVLHDCFITVWNNAASFNSTLSSPLTWMTHIVRNRCIDWLRSGYVRQFRADEEYVEDQITPAVAEHQDNQDAERVARLHHCLKHLSSEQRQSISLAYYQGMSHTDIADWLQQPVGSVKSWIRRGMEHLRECVGL from the coding sequence ATGGATTCAATTCAGGCTGAGCAGCAAAAAACGTTACTCAGGGCGGTTGCGGATGGCGACCGCTCTGCCTTTGAACAGCTCTACCGACTCACCTCACCACATCTGTTCGCGATTGCACTGCGTATGCTGCGCCACCGTCCCTGGGCAGAAGAAGTCCTGCATGACTGCTTTATCACCGTCTGGAACAATGCGGCATCTTTTAATAGCACCCTGAGTTCGCCGCTGACATGGATGACGCACATCGTTCGCAACCGCTGTATTGACTGGCTGCGAAGTGGATATGTCCGGCAGTTCCGTGCGGACGAAGAATATGTTGAAGATCAGATAACGCCAGCGGTTGCTGAACATCAGGATAATCAGGATGCCGAGCGGGTTGCGCGGCTACATCATTGCCTGAAACATTTAAGCAGTGAGCAGCGTCAGAGCATATCACTCGCCTATTATCAGGGCATGTCGCATACGGATATCGCCGACTGGCTACAGCAGCCTGTCGGATCGGTAAAAAGCTGGATTCGTCGCGGCATGGAACACCTTCGGGAGTGCGTTGGGTTATGA
- a CDS encoding fasciclin domain-containing protein: MKKLISLTVVSAALFIATGVSAAMNNDSVMVGGAAMYPQKNIIENAVNSKDHTTLVAAVKAAGLVDTLQGKGPFTVFAPTNAAFAKLPAGAVDNLLKPENKAKLTSVLTYHVVAGKYDMKALEQKIKQGGGHAELKTVNGQPVWIMNNGPHNIQLKDGQGNVANISTYDVNQKNGVIDVIDNVLMPK, encoded by the coding sequence ATGAAAAAGTTAATCAGCCTTACCGTCGTATCCGCAGCACTTTTCATTGCAACGGGCGTTAGCGCGGCAATGAACAATGACTCTGTCATGGTTGGAGGCGCTGCAATGTATCCCCAAAAGAACATCATTGAAAATGCTGTAAATTCAAAAGACCATACCACGCTCGTCGCCGCAGTGAAGGCCGCAGGCCTCGTTGATACGTTACAGGGCAAAGGTCCGTTCACCGTATTCGCGCCGACAAATGCCGCCTTCGCCAAATTACCCGCAGGAGCGGTCGATAACCTGCTCAAGCCCGAAAACAAAGCCAAACTGACCAGCGTGTTGACCTATCATGTGGTTGCCGGGAAATATGATATGAAGGCGCTGGAACAAAAAATTAAACAAGGCGGTGGTCACGCTGAACTAAAAACCGTGAACGGTCAGCCTGTGTGGATCATGAATAATGGTCCGCATAACATCCAGCTGAAGGACGGACAAGGTAATGTCGCGAATATCAGTACCTATGACGTCAACCAGAAAAACGGCGTGATTGATGTGATTGATAACGTTCTGATGCCGAAGTAA
- a CDS encoding anti-sigma factor produces the protein MSERDKLDESLAAEYALGTLQGGARIRFQRRMLNEAQLAERVFRWESLLAGMDNHLIPVKPPDVIWKRISLALPARNKVTPQRRFLPWLAAAGISIAVLVSAYLYREPALTPLTVLDNAQRTGQWVVSTNSHQDRISLFPLGQVNVEPDRSLQLWLIPAGKAPVSLGLVNSEATSDFALNGLNPLNNASIAISLEPKGGSPTGLPTGPILFSSKL, from the coding sequence ATGAGCGAACGAGACAAACTTGATGAATCACTGGCGGCAGAATATGCGCTGGGGACATTGCAAGGGGGCGCCAGAATCCGCTTTCAGCGAAGGATGTTGAATGAAGCTCAACTGGCTGAGCGTGTATTCCGATGGGAGTCTCTGCTGGCCGGGATGGATAACCATCTTATCCCTGTCAAACCGCCTGACGTCATATGGAAGAGAATTTCCCTTGCCCTTCCTGCCAGAAACAAGGTTACACCGCAGAGGCGTTTCCTTCCCTGGCTTGCTGCTGCGGGTATTTCCATTGCGGTACTGGTCTCAGCTTACCTCTACAGAGAACCCGCCCTGACGCCGCTAACGGTGCTGGATAATGCCCAGCGTACCGGACAATGGGTTGTGAGCACCAACAGTCACCAGGACAGGATCAGCCTCTTTCCACTCGGCCAGGTTAACGTCGAACCCGACCGAAGCCTGCAGCTCTGGCTAATCCCGGCAGGCAAAGCACCTGTGTCGCTGGGCTTAGTGAACAGCGAGGCCACCAGTGACTTTGCTTTAAACGGCTTGAATCCATTGAATAATGCTTCGATAGCCATCAGTCTTGAGCCAAAAGGCGGGTCGCCAACCGGCCTACCGACCGGTCCGATTTTGTTCAGTTCTAAATTATAA
- the pqqA gene encoding pyrroloquinoline quinone precursor peptide PqqA, translating into MWKKPEFVDLRLGLEVTLYISNR; encoded by the coding sequence ATGTGGAAAAAACCTGAATTTGTTGACCTGCGTCTGGGCCTGGAAGTGACTCTGTACATCTCCAACCGCTAA
- a CDS encoding dipeptidase produces the protein MPLSIFDGHNDLLLNLWLHHRDAPAQAFFSGIENGHLDFPRMQQGSFAGGLFALFVPPQRYIEQVAPQRAQERWSPLEILWQQLAILKTLVAESQGRARLCLTHADIAACRAQGVLALVAHIEGADGFDGEGETLAAFYQAGVRSIGPFWNLPNRFGVGVTGNFPGSPDSGPGLTAAGAALIAAANQHRMLIDVSHMNANAFWDTARLSSAPLVATHSNAHALCPQPRNLTDDQLRAIRDSGGVVGVNFGNAFLRADGKRDTDTPLIEIVKHVDHLIAIMGRDHVAFGSDFDGISAPEALKDVSGLPQLCALLRENGYDQAILEQITWGNWQRVLKQIWGE, from the coding sequence ATGCCTCTTTCAATTTTCGATGGTCACAACGACCTGCTGCTTAACCTGTGGCTGCATCATCGTGATGCGCCCGCTCAGGCATTTTTCTCCGGTATAGAAAATGGACACCTCGACTTCCCGCGTATGCAGCAGGGCAGTTTTGCCGGTGGCCTGTTTGCGCTGTTCGTCCCGCCGCAACGTTATATCGAGCAGGTTGCGCCCCAGCGGGCGCAGGAGCGCTGGTCGCCGCTGGAAATCCTCTGGCAGCAGCTGGCGATCCTCAAAACGCTGGTGGCTGAATCGCAGGGCCGCGCCCGCTTATGTCTGACCCACGCCGATATCGCCGCCTGCCGGGCGCAAGGGGTGCTGGCGCTGGTGGCGCATATCGAAGGGGCCGATGGTTTTGATGGCGAAGGTGAAACGCTGGCCGCGTTTTATCAGGCTGGCGTACGCAGCATCGGACCGTTCTGGAATCTGCCCAACCGCTTTGGTGTGGGCGTCACCGGTAACTTCCCCGGCTCACCGGACAGCGGCCCCGGTTTAACCGCAGCGGGCGCAGCGTTGATTGCCGCTGCGAATCAGCATCGCATGCTGATTGACGTTTCCCATATGAACGCTAACGCGTTTTGGGATACCGCGCGTTTATCCTCTGCGCCGCTGGTGGCGACGCATTCCAATGCCCATGCGCTGTGCCCGCAGCCGCGCAATCTCACCGATGATCAGCTGCGCGCCATCCGCGACAGTGGCGGCGTGGTGGGGGTCAATTTTGGCAACGCTTTTCTGCGTGCCGATGGTAAACGCGACACCGACACGCCACTGATCGAAATTGTTAAACATGTTGATCATTTAATCGCGATAATGGGCCGCGATCATGTGGCCTTTGGCTCCGATTTCGATGGCATCAGCGCGCCAGAGGCGTTGAAAGATGTTTCCGGGTTGCCACAGCTTTGCGCCTTGTTGCGCGAAAATGGCTATGATCAGGCGATACTTGAGCAAATTACCTGGGGCAACTGGCAGCGGGTGCTGAAACAGATTTGGGGGGAATAA
- the pqqB gene encoding pyrroloquinoline quinone biosynthesis protein PqqB, giving the protein MFIKVLGSAAGGGFPQWNCNCANCSGLRNGTIQAQARTQSSIIVSDNGEDWVLCNASPDISQQIAHTPELNKKGVLRGTAIGSIILTDSQIDHTTGLLSLREGCPHQVWCTPEVHADLTSGFPIFTMLQHWNGGLQHHALTPLEPFRVDVCRNLEFTAIPILSNAPPYSPFRDRPLPGHNVALFITNHANGQTLLYAPGLGEPDAVIMPWLQKADCLLIDGTVWQDDELLTTGVGKNTGKAMGHLALSSAQGMMALLGSLPAKRKILIHINNTNPILNEQSPQRQFLTQQGIEVSWDGMAIHLQESSS; this is encoded by the coding sequence ATGTTTATTAAAGTTCTCGGTTCGGCGGCGGGCGGTGGTTTTCCGCAGTGGAACTGTAACTGCGCCAATTGCAGCGGCCTGCGCAATGGCACGATCCAGGCTCAGGCACGCACGCAGTCATCGATTATTGTCAGCGATAACGGTGAAGATTGGGTGCTGTGTAACGCCTCTCCCGATATCAGCCAGCAGATTGCCCACACGCCAGAACTGAATAAAAAGGGCGTCCTGCGCGGCACGGCGATTGGCAGCATCATTCTTACCGACAGCCAGATCGACCATACCACCGGCTTACTCAGCCTGCGTGAAGGTTGCCCGCATCAGGTCTGGTGCACCCCCGAAGTGCACGCCGATCTCACCAGCGGCTTCCCGATTTTCACCATGCTGCAACACTGGAATGGTGGTTTGCAGCATCATGCGCTGACACCGCTGGAACCGTTCCGCGTTGATGTCTGCCGCAATCTTGAATTCACCGCCATCCCGATCCTGAGCAACGCGCCGCCGTATTCGCCATTCCGCGATCGTCCGCTGCCGGGCCATAACGTGGCGTTGTTTATTACTAACCACGCCAATGGTCAGACGCTGCTGTATGCGCCGGGCCTCGGTGAACCGGATGCGGTAATTATGCCGTGGCTGCAAAAAGCCGATTGCCTGCTGATTGACGGTACCGTCTGGCAGGATGACGAGCTGCTGACCACCGGCGTCGGTAAAAATACCGGCAAAGCCATGGGCCATTTAGCGCTTTCCTCAGCCCAGGGCATGATGGCGCTGCTGGGGTCATTACCGGCTAAACGCAAAATTTTGATTCATATTAACAACACCAATCCCATCCTGAACGAGCAGTCACCGCAGCGCCAGTTCCTGACGCAGCAGGGCATTGAAGTGAGCTGGGATGGAATGGCGATTCATCTGCAGGAGTCTTCATCGTGA